One Mobula birostris isolate sMobBir1 chromosome 4, sMobBir1.hap1, whole genome shotgun sequence DNA window includes the following coding sequences:
- the LOC140196394 gene encoding G-protein coupled receptor 35-like, whose translation MNCTDHTQDYSDFSHRLIFLLFTVPTFFVGSTLNGAALYMICCHMKQRTKPFIYIVNLVISDILLLFILPFKVYAFYVEHWTMEKAFCRFLESLCFVNTYTSILVITLICVDRYVAVMYPFKARANLSPRTIAGICAVIWIVVCLCTIQIYANNQSDSCFYALSVEVLDLAFVAPLEALFLICALTMLFCALRIIHTLKARTSENQDRWTDKCIKILLSNMFTFLICFTPYHTLLLLYTLTVNKFLSASYCVLLRSVTHYALYLSNVNSCLDAIYYFYAIKELRRTKQIPDKKIQMDVYDTSVGSTTLQQNSQIH comes from the coding sequence ATGAATTGTACAGATCACACGCAGGATTACTCAGACTTTTCTCATCGATtaatttttctgctgtttactgtGCCAACCTTCTTTGTCGGGTCAACGTTGAACGGAGCAGCTTTGTACATGATATGTTGTCATATGAAACAGCGGACTAAGCCGTTCATCTACATTGTCAATCTCGTCATCTCAGACATCCTTCTACTCTTCATTTTGCCTTTCAAGGTCTACGCCTTCTATGTCGAACACTGGACAATGGAGAAAGCGTTCTGCCGATTTCTTGAGTCTTTGTGTTTCGTGAACACTTACACCAGTATCCTGGTGATAACTCTAATCTGTGTGGATCGGTACGTAGCTGTCATGTATCCTTTCAAGGCCAGAGCCAATTTATCCCCCAGAACCATCGCAGGAATCTGTGCCGTCATCTGGATTGTCGTGTGTTTATGTACCATTCAGATCTACGCCAATAATCAGTCGGACTCCTGTTTTTACGCTCTATCTGTAGAAGTTCTGGACCTTGCTTTCGTCGCTCCACTGGAAGCATTGTTTTTGATTTGCGCACTCACAATGCTATTCTGTGCGCTTCGCATTATCCACACCCTGAAGGCTCGAACCAGTGAGAACCAGGACAGGTGGACTGATAAATGCATCAAAATCCTCCTTTCAAATATGTTCACTTTCCTGATCTGTTTCACGCCCTATCACACATTACTACTGTTATACACCTTGACTGTCAATAAATTCCTCTCAGCAAGTTACTGCGTACTCCTGCGCAGCGTCACGCATTATGCATTGTACTTGTCCAATGTCAATAGTTGCCTGGACGCGATTTACTATTTCTATGCCATCAAGGAACTGCGTCGAACTAAGCAAATCCCAGACAAGAAAATCCAGATGGATGTCTACGACACATCAGTGGGCTCTACcacccttcagcagaactctCAGATACATTAG